A stretch of the Lolium perenne isolate Kyuss_39 chromosome 3, Kyuss_2.0, whole genome shotgun sequence genome encodes the following:
- the LOC127338889 gene encoding glutathione transferase GST 23-like gives MSESPVKLIGCFASPFVHRAELALRLKGVPYELVEEDLSNKSDLLLKHNPVHQKVPVLVHGDRTAICESLVILEYVDEAFDGPPLLPSEPLARATARFWASFVDKQFRESWIAMFSADGEAQVASAREVKANLTLVEGQLPEGKTFFGGDSVGYLDIVLGGIAHWMEMFEEITGVPLLADEEHPALRRWAREYTADEIVRQCLPDRDRLLAALTPKRDTFVSIAKTMATQK, from the exons ATGTCTGAATCGCCGGTGAAGCTCATCGGCTGCTTCGCCAGCCCGTTCGTGCACCGCGCCGAGTTGGCCCTGCGGCTCAAGGGAGTCCCCTACGAGCTCGTCGAAGAAGACCTCAGCAACAAGAGCGACTTGCTGCTGAAGCACAACCCCGTCCACCAGAAGGTGCCCGTGCTAGTCCACGGCGACCGGACGGCCATCTGCGAGTCGCTGGTAATCCTCGAGTACGTGGACGAGGCGTTTGATGGGCCACCACTCCTCCCTTCGGAGCCCCTCGCACGCGCCACCGCCCGGTTCTGGGCCAGCTTCGTTGACAAGCAG TTCAGGGAGTCGTGGATCGCTATGTTTTCGGCGGACGGCGAGGCTCAGGTGGCATCCGCGAGGGAGGTGAAGGCGAACCTGACGCTCGTCGAGGGGCAGCTGCCGGAGGGGAAAACGTTCTTCGGAGGCGACTCTGTCGGCTACCTCGACATAGTCCTCGGCGGGATCGCGCACTGGATGGAGATGTTCGAGGAGATCACCGGGGTGCCGCTGCTGGCAGACGAAGAGCACCCGGCGCTGCGCCGGTGGGCGAGGGAGTACACGGCGGACGAGATCGTGAGGCAATGCCTGCCGGACAGGGACCGCCTGCTTGCTGCCTTGACACCGAAGAGAGACACGTTCGTGTCCATTGCCAAGACAATGGCTacacaaaagtag
- the LOC127340414 gene encoding B3 domain-containing protein At1g49475-like: MYEASHVFNTEKLKLGSPETLEEGPSKKRRAANVGHFQPDVGPDQFLRIVFRPTFSWLRIPQDFVRWFREIPSNIIVTTNTGCNWRMTTAREGDDAYIDQEWAGFAVAHQLQVGQFLIFKKVSSFEYSVVIFDHTCTEVMTRCRYHGDGTRCVVFESHV, encoded by the exons ATGTATGAGGCATCACATGTTTTCAAT ACTGAGAAGCTTAAGCTTGGGTCACCTGAGACCTTGGAGGAGGGACCATCGAAGAAGCGAAGGGCGGCTAACGTCGGCCACTTCCAGCCGGACGTAGGGCCGGACCAGTTCCTGCGCATCGTCTTCAGGCCGACCTTCAGCTGGCTCCGGATCCCTCAAGATTTCGTCAGGTGGTTCAGAGAAATCCCTTCGAacatcatcgtcaccaccaacactggCTGCAACTGGAGGATGACTACGGCGAGAGAAGGCGATGACGCATACATTGACCAGGAGTGGGCGGGCTTCGCCGTCGCTCATCAGCTGCAGGTTGGCCAGTTCCTCATCTTCAAGAAGGTGTCATCATTCGAGTACAGTGTGGTCATCTTCGATCACACCTGCACTGAGGTGATGACCAGGTGCCGTTACCATGGCGATGGCACCAGGTGCGTCGTCTTCGAAAGTCATGTCTGA